The following coding sequences lie in one Betaproteobacteria bacterium genomic window:
- a CDS encoding molybdopterin-binding protein has protein sequence MQISARNILKGKITKIVEGPVSTEVTIKVGPKAEIVSSITSTAARSLGLKKGGEAYAIIKATSVMVGVDD, from the coding sequence ATGCAGATCAGCGCGCGCAACATACTCAAAGGCAAGATCACCAAGATCGTCGAAGGCCCCGTAAGCACCGAGGTCACGATCAAGGTCGGACCAAAGGCCGAGATCGTCTCATCCATCACCTCCACTGCCGCACGCTCGCTCGGACTCAAGAAGGGCGGCGAGGCGTATGCGATCATCAAGGCCACGAGCGTGATGGTCGGCGTCGACGACTGA
- a CDS encoding Bax inhibitor-1/YccA family protein, whose product MSTSRVTVLRRPADSITTTLASNRVLRNTYWLLGLTLAFSALTAGASAALKLPHPGLVVTLVGYFGLLYLTSRFRDRALGLAFVFALTGFMGYTLGPIVSAYLSLPNGHQIVMTALGGTAATFLGLSGYALASKRDFSFMGGFLFAGILVAFLAGLAALFLQMPALSLAVSAVFVLLMAGLILFETSSIIQGGETNYIMATVSLYVAIYNLFLSLMQLLGFASSD is encoded by the coding sequence ATGAGTACCTCACGTGTCACCGTCCTGCGCCGTCCCGCCGACTCGATCACGACGACGCTGGCGAGCAACCGGGTTCTGCGCAACACCTACTGGCTGCTCGGGCTCACGCTCGCCTTCAGCGCGCTCACGGCCGGAGCGTCGGCAGCCCTCAAGCTGCCGCATCCGGGGCTTGTCGTCACGCTGGTCGGGTATTTCGGTCTGCTCTACCTCACGTCGCGCTTCCGCGACCGGGCGCTGGGGCTCGCCTTCGTGTTCGCGCTTACGGGCTTCATGGGATACACCCTCGGGCCGATCGTGAGCGCCTACCTGTCGCTGCCGAACGGACACCAGATCGTGATGACCGCGCTGGGTGGCACGGCAGCGACGTTCCTCGGCTTATCGGGCTACGCGTTGGCAAGCAAGCGCGACTTCAGCTTCATGGGAGGCTTTCTCTTCGCGGGCATCCTGGTCGCCTTCCTGGCCGGCCTGGCGGCACTCTTCCTGCAGATGCCGGCGCTCTCGCTCGCCGTGTCGGCGGTCTTCGTCCTCTTGATGGCCGGGCTCATCCTGTTCGAAACGAGCAGCATCATTCAGGGCGGCGAGACGAACTACATCATGGCCACGGTGAGCCTGTACGTGGCGATCTACAACCTGTTCCTGAGTCTCATGCAACTGCTCGGCTTTGCCAGCAGCGACTGA
- a CDS encoding iron ABC transporter permease yields MTTQAVGAPRLGTFGRYTLPLAALAVLVVLAFAVGRFPVTLGDLFAATLGKLLGSDRQVPATVETVIYQVRGPRVMAALVVGAALATAGAAYQGMFRNPLVSPDILGVSSGAALGAALAIFLSWDLVGIQALAFIGGLLAVGMVYAVGASLRGRDPLLTLILAGVVIGTLLGSCVSLLKYLADPYNQLPAITFWLLGSLAAASPADLKVVVPTVVLGLVPLVLLRWRMNLMTLPDDEARALGVDTRRLRLAVICAATLITAASVAVSGIIGWIGLLVPHAARMLVGPGFARMLPMTMILGAGFMLAVDTLARTVATLEVPPGVLTAVLGTPLFLWLLAKSRRAW; encoded by the coding sequence ATGACCACGCAGGCGGTCGGTGCACCGCGTCTTGGGACCTTCGGGCGCTATACCCTGCCGCTTGCCGCGCTCGCCGTGCTGGTCGTGCTCGCGTTTGCGGTCGGCCGCTTTCCGGTAACCCTCGGCGATCTCTTCGCAGCGACCCTGGGCAAGCTGCTCGGCTCGGACCGGCAGGTCCCGGCCACCGTGGAAACCGTCATCTACCAGGTGCGCGGGCCACGGGTCATGGCAGCGCTGGTGGTGGGCGCCGCGCTGGCGACGGCGGGCGCCGCCTACCAGGGCATGTTCCGCAATCCGCTCGTCTCGCCCGACATCCTCGGCGTGTCGTCCGGAGCAGCGCTCGGCGCGGCGCTCGCCATCTTCCTGTCGTGGGACCTGGTCGGCATCCAGGCGCTGGCGTTCATCGGCGGCCTGCTCGCGGTCGGGATGGTCTACGCGGTCGGCGCGTCGCTGCGCGGACGCGATCCACTGCTGACGCTGATTCTCGCCGGGGTTGTGATCGGCACCCTGCTCGGCTCGTGCGTCTCGCTGCTCAAGTATCTCGCCGACCCCTACAACCAGCTGCCGGCGATCACCTTCTGGCTGCTCGGCAGCCTGGCCGCCGCGAGCCCGGCCGACCTCAAGGTCGTGGTGCCGACAGTGGTGCTCGGCCTGGTGCCGCTGGTGCTGCTGCGCTGGCGCATGAATCTCATGACGCTGCCGGACGACGAGGCGCGCGCACTGGGTGTCGACACGCGTCGTCTGCGGCTCGCCGTGATCTGCGCGGCAACCCTGATCACCGCCGCGAGTGTTGCCGTCTCCGGCATCATCGGCTGGATCGGCCTGCTCGTGCCGCACGCCGCGCGCATGCTCGTCGGTCCCGGTTTCGCCCGCATGCTGCCGATGACGATGATCCTGGGCGCCGGCTTCATGCTCGCCGTCGATACCCTCGCGCGCACGGTCGCGACCCTCGAGGTGCCGCCGGGAGTGCTCACCGCCGTGCTCGGCACGCCGCTTTTCCTATGGCTGCTCGCCAAGTCGAGGCGTGCGTGGTGA
- a CDS encoding ABC transporter ATP-binding protein — MELRAEALAYGYPGRIVGNDVEVALAAGEVVCVLGPNGGGKTTLFRTLLGLLPVQNGHIALGGRPLQDWSRRNLARVVGYVPQAHAANFAFSVREIVLMGRTAHIGAFAAPSHRDREAADAALATLGIAHLGDRAYTEVSGGERQLALIARALAQEAELLLLDEPTASLDFGNQLRVLDQLRALAERGIGVLFSTHDPDHAFLCAERVVMLRDGRILATGRPAEVITRDNLQRLYGVDVEIVTTTLSDGRASHLCVPGLARMRATHWPRPAPAH; from the coding sequence ATGGAACTGCGTGCAGAGGCGCTTGCGTACGGTTACCCCGGCCGCATCGTCGGCAACGATGTCGAGGTCGCCCTGGCCGCGGGCGAAGTTGTCTGCGTGCTGGGACCGAACGGCGGCGGCAAGACGACCCTGTTTCGCACGCTGCTCGGCCTGCTGCCCGTTCAGAATGGGCACATCGCCCTCGGCGGGCGTCCGCTGCAGGACTGGTCGCGCCGCAACCTCGCCCGCGTGGTCGGCTACGTGCCGCAGGCACACGCGGCGAACTTCGCCTTCAGCGTGCGCGAGATCGTCCTCATGGGGCGCACGGCACACATCGGCGCCTTCGCGGCACCGTCGCATCGCGATCGCGAAGCGGCGGACGCAGCGCTCGCGACGCTCGGCATCGCCCACCTGGGCGATCGCGCGTACACCGAGGTGAGCGGCGGTGAACGCCAGCTTGCGCTCATCGCCCGCGCCCTGGCGCAGGAAGCCGAGCTGCTGCTGCTGGACGAGCCGACCGCAAGCCTGGACTTCGGCAATCAGCTGCGCGTGCTCGATCAATTGCGTGCGCTCGCCGAGCGCGGCATCGGCGTGCTGTTCTCGACCCATGACCCCGATCACGCCTTCCTCTGCGCCGAGCGCGTGGTGATGCTGCGTGATGGCCGCATTCTGGCGACGGGTCGTCCGGCCGAGGTCATCACCCGCGACAACCTGCAGCGTCTTTACGGCGTGGACGTGGAGATCGTGACGACGACGCTGTCGGATGGACGCGCCTCGCACCTGTGCGTGCCTGGACTTGCGAGAATGCGCGCGACACACTGGCCGCGCCCCGCTCCCGCGCACTGA
- a CDS encoding iron ABC transporter substrate-binding protein, translating to MYLNAVLALVVASCCVGRAAARDIVDSAGRKVAVPATVCRVYAAGPPASIMVYAIAPEKLLGWTRSMSAAEAAFLPQRYAELPPLGRLTGRGNTANVEVVLATKPDLIVDAGATGDTYVSLADRVQQQTGVAYVLYDGTFAATSASLRGLAAAMGDSARGELLADYVDRRVQTVKAKVASIPRERRPRVYYARGATGLQTALAGSINAEVLDILGAVNVAGNQAAAGGLVNVSMEQVLAWNPDVIVTTDPGFFTRVWTDARWSSLTAVKNARVYLSPQLPFGWFDFPPGPNRLIGLLWLANILYPDVFNEDLRAQAAEFYRIFYHQEPTRAQLDALLNTPELAGR from the coding sequence ATCTATCTCAACGCCGTCCTGGCGCTGGTCGTGGCGTCCTGTTGCGTCGGGCGTGCGGCCGCCCGCGACATCGTCGATTCGGCGGGGCGCAAGGTCGCAGTCCCTGCAACCGTGTGCCGCGTGTACGCCGCGGGTCCACCGGCGAGCATCATGGTTTACGCGATCGCGCCCGAGAAGCTGCTTGGCTGGACACGCAGCATGTCTGCGGCGGAGGCCGCCTTCCTGCCGCAGCGCTACGCCGAACTGCCGCCGCTCGGACGGCTCACCGGGCGCGGCAACACGGCCAACGTCGAGGTCGTCCTCGCCACCAAGCCCGATCTCATCGTCGATGCCGGCGCCACCGGCGACACCTACGTCTCGCTCGCGGACCGCGTGCAGCAGCAGACCGGGGTTGCCTATGTCCTGTACGACGGCACCTTTGCCGCGACCAGCGCCTCGCTGCGCGGACTCGCTGCAGCAATGGGCGACAGTGCGCGCGGCGAACTGTTGGCCGATTACGTCGACCGTCGCGTCCAGACGGTGAAGGCCAAGGTAGCGTCGATCCCGCGTGAGCGCCGTCCGCGCGTCTATTACGCACGCGGCGCGACCGGGCTGCAGACAGCGCTCGCCGGCTCGATCAATGCCGAGGTGCTGGACATCCTCGGTGCCGTCAACGTGGCCGGGAATCAGGCGGCTGCCGGCGGGCTCGTCAACGTCTCGATGGAGCAGGTGCTCGCGTGGAATCCGGACGTCATCGTGACGACCGACCCGGGCTTCTTCACGCGCGTCTGGACCGACGCACGCTGGTCGAGCCTGACGGCAGTCAAGAACGCGCGCGTCTACCTCTCGCCACAGCTGCCCTTCGGCTGGTTCGACTTTCCGCCCGGTCCGAACCGCCTGATCGGCCTGCTCTGGCTCGCGAACATTCTCTATCCGGACGTCTTCAACGAGGACCTGCGCGCCCAGGCCGCGGAGTTCTATCGCATCTTCTACCATCAGGAACCGACGCGGGCACAGCTGGACGCCCTCCTGAACACGCCGGAGCTGGCCGGCCGATGA
- a CDS encoding HPF/RaiA family ribosome-associated protein yields MRIEIQARRFALTEGLRQHVIRRIEYALRSFRIWVDRVEVQVGDVNGPRGGADKFCRVMVRLPQLPALVVRDLGADLYAVISSAAERTGRTLGRRMAHRIRTKRRLGMRRAQLQIA; encoded by the coding sequence ATGAGAATCGAAATCCAGGCGCGCCGTTTTGCCCTTACCGAGGGGCTGCGCCAGCACGTTATCCGCCGCATCGAATACGCGTTGCGGTCCTTCCGCATCTGGGTGGACCGGGTGGAGGTGCAGGTAGGAGACGTGAATGGCCCGCGCGGCGGCGCCGACAAGTTTTGCCGGGTGATGGTGCGGCTGCCGCAGTTGCCGGCGCTCGTCGTCCGCGATCTCGGCGCCGATCTGTACGCCGTGATCAGTTCTGCCGCGGAGCGCACCGGCCGCACCCTCGGCCGCCGCATGGCCCATCGCATACGAACCAAGCGCCGGCTCGGCATGAGGCGAGCGCAGCTGCAGATCGCGTGA